In Deltaproteobacteria bacterium, the genomic stretch CCGGTTGTCGAACGTCTGCCGCACCCCGGCGCTTCCACACATTCCAGGAGGGAGACATCCATGCTCGACGCTCACACGGCGCCGGACGCATCCGCGCGCGTCCCGGTTCCCCACACGCTTCCGGCCCTCCCGGCCACCCCGCGCTCCCGGCCTCCCACCAGTGACGCGCTGTTCACTACCGCCGGAAACCTCCTGCCGGTCCTGGAGGCGGGCCGGCCGCTCGACACCGCGACCCTGCGCGACGCCATGACGCGCGCCTTCGGCGCAAGCGACGCCCAGGGCGCATGGGTCTGGAAGGACGCCTACGAGGCGGCCGAAGCCGCGGTCGTCCTGTTCATACGCCGCCATGGCCGGGCCATGCGCCGCCACGCCGGGGCCGGTCCGGACGGACCCTTCGCCATGCTGAAGATGCTGGAGGCCGTGGCCGCCCTGGAGCCGTCCCACAGGAAGCGTTCTGAAGAGCAGATCCGGCTGCAGCAGTTCTCCACGCCCCTGCCGCTCGCCTACGCCGTGTTGCGGGCAGCGGCCATCCGGCCGGGCGACATGGTGCTGGAGCCGTCCGCGGGCACCGGCATGCTGGCAGTGATGGCGGAGTGCGCGCTCGGAAGCGGGGCCGGGAACCTCCATCTGAACGAGATTGCGGACGAGCGCCGCGCGCTTCTGTCCCGGCTGTTCCCCGAAACCCTGGTCACCGGCGTGAACGCCGAGAACATCGCCGACCGCTTGCCCGGCGCCCGGCCTACCGTCGTCATCATGAACCCGCCGTTCTCGGCAACTCCGGGCGTCCAGCACATCCGCCACGACGCCGACCTCCGGCACGTGCGCTCGGCGTACTCGATGCTCCCGCCGGACGGCCGGCTCGCCGCCATCACCTCGGCCAA encodes the following:
- a CDS encoding methylase, which translates into the protein MLDAHTAPDASARVPVPHTLPALPATPRSRPPTSDALFTTAGNLLPVLEAGRPLDTATLRDAMTRAFGASDAQGAWVWKDAYEAAEAAVVLFIRRHGRAMRRHAGAGPDGPFAMLKMLEAVAALEPSHRKRSEEQIRLQQFSTPLPLAYAVLRAAAIRPGDMVLEPSAGTGMLAVMAECALGSGAGNLHLNEIADERRALLSRLFPETLVTGVNAENIADRLPGARPTVVIMNPPFSATPGVQHIRHDADLRHVRSAYSMLPPDGRLAAITSANCIPGDSDWDSAFGRLDPPARVVFTMAIDGRAYARRGTGFDTRLTVLDRTAQPGIEVDPGARAATAAQLLEAVISQVPPRLPVEVRI